Proteins from one Pseudobdellovibrionaceae bacterium genomic window:
- a CDS encoding MCE family protein, which yields MESNRSQQVQIGVFLGLGLLAVLVSIMVLGGDSALFKSYVTVHSKMSQVQGLAKGSVVSLAGMTIGNVKEIRFADGENALILDMRIEEASLARIPKNSTIEVRTQGALGDKFVYIIPGDLAGPRLEDAGYLEPNSSADFMGVLSERGGEAGRVFDILAETQKLLIALNGEGRMDRIMTNVYESTNELKAMSKETRQLMQELRGDNPAKIKETLTRLNSILVKVDKGEGTLGALINDPSLHQQLKQLIGESPRRQYMQSVIRGTIEKSDGK from the coding sequence ATGGAATCCAACCGCAGCCAACAGGTTCAAATCGGCGTCTTCTTGGGTCTCGGCCTCCTCGCCGTTCTGGTGTCGATCATGGTCCTGGGTGGGGACTCGGCGCTTTTCAAGTCTTACGTTACGGTTCACTCGAAGATGTCGCAGGTGCAGGGACTCGCGAAAGGTTCCGTCGTGAGCCTGGCCGGCATGACCATTGGGAACGTGAAAGAGATTCGTTTCGCGGACGGCGAAAACGCGCTGATCCTCGACATGCGCATCGAAGAGGCCTCACTCGCGCGGATTCCGAAAAACTCCACCATCGAAGTCCGCACGCAAGGGGCCTTGGGCGACAAATTCGTTTACATCATCCCCGGCGACCTCGCGGGTCCCCGCCTGGAAGACGCCGGATATCTGGAGCCGAACTCGAGCGCGGACTTCATGGGCGTCTTGAGTGAACGCGGCGGTGAAGCCGGTCGCGTCTTCGACATCCTGGCCGAAACGCAGAAGCTTCTGATCGCGCTGAACGGCGAAGGTCGCATGGACCGGATCATGACGAACGTTTACGAATCGACAAACGAACTCAAAGCGATGTCGAAAGAAACGCGGCAGCTGATGCAAGAACTTCGCGGCGACAATCCCGCGAAAATCAAAGAGACCCTCACGCGACTGAACTCCATTTTGGTGAAAGTCGACAAAGGCGAAGGCACCCTCGGCGCCCTGATCAACGATCCTTCGCTGCACCAGCAGCTGAAGCAGCTGATCGGTGAAAGCCCGCGCCGTCAGTACATGCAGTCGGTCATTCGCGGAACGATTGAGAAGTCGGACGGAAAGTAG
- a CDS encoding Hsp70 family protein has protein sequence MTAPLTLAIDFGTSNSLVGAARGDERIEALPLDPAAKDPSLMRTLLYFVNSRECYFGADTIPKYVENEMEGRLFRSFKSHLPNRNYSGTMVGERVMSLENLVTTFLLELKRRAESELGETAERAVIGKPARYSLDDEVDAFALKRMSRAVEAAGFKEYEFVPEPLAAALDYRRGLTEEKIVLIGDFGGGTSDFTLMRMGPFDYQASDVLGIDGCPLAGDALDSLFMSKRLNKFLGAEVQYRMSMSNNWLTMPPTVTERLNQPAHIVHLKEKATYEFIREVRKGAPNEKDREAIDRLFALIEDQQIFAFFEKIEATKRRLSDREIATFEFDYPDIEIRTDFLREEFDEWSEATIAKIFASMEECLKKGGVTADRVDLISLTGGSSQVPKIRKEFEKRFGAAKLQTRSQFHSVLSGLIESARLFNLK, from the coding sequence ATGACCGCGCCGCTCACGCTCGCCATCGACTTCGGAACTTCCAACTCGCTTGTGGGCGCGGCCCGTGGGGACGAGCGCATCGAGGCGCTCCCGCTCGATCCGGCGGCGAAAGATCCGAGCCTGATGCGAACGCTGCTTTACTTCGTGAACTCGCGCGAGTGTTACTTCGGTGCGGATACGATTCCGAAGTACGTCGAAAACGAAATGGAGGGGCGGCTTTTCCGGTCCTTCAAGTCCCATCTGCCGAATCGGAACTACAGCGGCACCATGGTGGGCGAGCGGGTGATGTCGCTGGAAAATCTGGTGACGACGTTCCTGCTGGAACTCAAACGCCGCGCCGAAAGCGAGCTGGGCGAAACGGCCGAGCGCGCGGTCATCGGTAAACCCGCGCGCTACTCGCTGGACGACGAGGTCGACGCCTTCGCGCTGAAGCGGATGTCCCGCGCGGTGGAAGCCGCCGGCTTCAAAGAGTACGAGTTCGTGCCCGAGCCCCTCGCAGCCGCGCTGGATTATCGCCGTGGATTGACGGAAGAGAAAATCGTCCTGATCGGTGACTTCGGTGGGGGAACTTCGGACTTCACGCTGATGCGTATGGGCCCCTTTGACTATCAGGCGTCGGATGTTTTGGGCATCGACGGTTGCCCACTGGCGGGGGATGCGCTCGATTCGCTTTTCATGAGTAAACGCCTGAACAAATTTCTGGGCGCCGAAGTGCAGTACCGCATGTCCATGAGCAACAACTGGTTGACCATGCCGCCCACGGTGACCGAGCGCTTGAACCAACCCGCGCACATCGTGCATCTGAAAGAGAAGGCGACCTACGAGTTCATCCGCGAGGTCCGCAAGGGCGCACCGAACGAAAAGGACCGCGAAGCGATCGATCGATTGTTCGCGTTGATCGAAGACCAGCAGATCTTCGCTTTCTTCGAGAAGATCGAGGCCACAAAGCGACGCCTTTCCGACCGCGAGATCGCGACTTTTGAGTTCGACTATCCGGACATCGAGATCCGCACGGACTTCCTGCGCGAAGAATTCGATGAATGGTCTGAAGCCACGATCGCCAAAATTTTCGCGTCCATGGAAGAATGCCTGAAGAAGGGCGGGGTCACCGCCGATCGGGTGGATTTGATTTCGCTGACGGGCGGAAGTTCGCAGGTGCCGAAGATCCGCAAAGAATTTGAAAAGCGTTTCGGGGCCGCGAAGCTACAGACCCGGTCGCAGTTCCACTCCGTCTTGAGCGGTTTGATCGAGTCCGCCCGTCTGTTCAATTTGAAGTGA
- a CDS encoding restriction endonuclease: MAIPDFQTLMLPVLKYIGSKELAVSKDVIEEMIKEFRLTDAELNELLPSRTQRVIDNRVYWAQIYLQKAGLVERPARGRYRITEQGQKMLASNPTRIDIKTLNQYPEFVRFKSLSKKSSEEKSSSSDIDQKIEDADPREVLEASYDKMRASVCDELLNTVRKIDPTDFERLVVDLLQKMGYGIDLQSVVHRGRSGDGGIDGEISQDRLGLEMIYIQAKRYQEGAGIGRPAIQQFVGSLNERKAKKGLFITTSHFSADAYEYVNRIDVRIILVDGEKLAELMFDYDLGVATEQRYLVKKLDQDYFE, from the coding sequence TTGGCAATTCCGGATTTTCAAACTTTGATGCTGCCGGTTCTAAAATACATAGGCTCTAAAGAGCTTGCGGTGTCCAAAGATGTCATCGAGGAAATGATAAAGGAATTTCGTTTGACGGATGCGGAGCTGAACGAGCTCCTGCCCAGTCGCACTCAACGCGTGATTGATAATCGCGTCTATTGGGCGCAAATCTATCTTCAGAAAGCGGGTTTGGTTGAACGGCCGGCAAGAGGTCGCTATCGGATCACGGAGCAAGGTCAGAAAATGCTGGCATCCAATCCTACTCGCATCGACATCAAGACGCTGAATCAGTATCCGGAGTTCGTTCGATTCAAAAGTCTTTCCAAGAAAAGCTCGGAGGAAAAATCAAGTTCCTCGGATATCGATCAAAAAATTGAAGATGCTGATCCTCGAGAAGTGCTCGAAGCCAGTTATGATAAAATGAGAGCATCCGTTTGCGATGAACTACTAAATACGGTTCGGAAAATCGATCCAACCGATTTCGAGCGCTTGGTCGTCGATCTTTTGCAAAAAATGGGATATGGCATTGATCTTCAGTCGGTCGTTCATCGAGGCCGATCCGGCGACGGCGGTATCGACGGTGAAATCAGCCAAGATCGTCTCGGTCTTGAAATGATCTATATTCAAGCGAAGCGTTACCAAGAGGGGGCGGGTATCGGGCGGCCTGCTATCCAGCAGTTTGTGGGCAGTTTGAATGAACGAAAGGCGAAGAAAGGTCTTTTCATCACGACGTCTCATTTTTCCGCCGACGCCTACGAATATGTGAACCGGATCGACGTGCGCATTATTCTGGTCGATGGAGAGAAGCTCGCCGAGCTTATGTTCGATTATGACCTTGGTGTCGCGACGGAGCAGCGGTATCTAGTTAAGAAGTTAGACCAAGACTATTTCGAGTGA
- a CDS encoding AbgT family transporter yields MKRLQNILARVERAGNALPHPAILFLILSGAVIVMSGIVKWFAIEAVHPVTKEAIVATNLLSLGGLHFLLTDLVKNFTGFAPLGSVLVAMLGFAIAEKSGLLATLLRWMVMKAGRKLLVPAILIAGIVSHTAADLGYVLLIPLAALSFHAAGMHPLAGLAVGFAGVSGGFAANFLLGAIDPLLAGLSQEGARILDPNYTVSPVSNYYFFAASSVLIVGVGTLIANRITIPFLGKYGGEAPAPVQALTSPERKGLMAAGVTSLILLAILLLGLVPESGFLRDPASGSVISSPAMKGIVAIIFIFGSLTGLAYGWAAGTMRGSNQVVGALQDAMVTMAPYLVLVFFAAQFIALFAASNVGLIFAVHGSDALKALNIGPVPLMIGFILFTCLLDLFVGSASAKWAMMAPVFVPMFMLLGISPELSQASYRVADSVVNIISPLMPYFPLVLAFANKYDKDAKIGTVLALMLPYSLAFLLSWSIMLFVWMGLNLPLGPGAGLRYEIPAAPAAVAPGE; encoded by the coding sequence ATGAAGCGATTGCAAAACATCCTGGCGCGGGTGGAACGCGCCGGAAACGCCCTTCCCCATCCGGCCATCCTGTTTCTGATCCTTTCGGGGGCGGTCATCGTCATGAGCGGCATCGTGAAGTGGTTCGCGATCGAGGCCGTGCATCCCGTCACCAAAGAGGCCATCGTCGCGACGAATCTGCTTTCGCTGGGCGGCCTTCATTTTCTGCTGACCGATCTCGTGAAGAACTTCACCGGCTTCGCGCCGCTGGGCTCGGTCCTGGTCGCGATGCTGGGTTTCGCCATCGCGGAAAAGTCGGGACTGCTCGCGACGCTCCTTCGCTGGATGGTGATGAAGGCGGGGCGCAAACTTTTGGTCCCCGCCATTTTGATCGCGGGGATCGTCTCGCATACGGCGGCGGATCTGGGGTACGTGCTTCTGATTCCGCTGGCGGCGTTGAGCTTTCATGCGGCGGGGATGCATCCGCTCGCGGGTTTGGCGGTGGGTTTTGCGGGCGTCTCGGGGGGCTTTGCGGCGAACTTTCTTTTGGGCGCCATCGATCCGCTACTCGCGGGGTTGAGCCAAGAGGGCGCGCGCATCCTGGATCCGAACTATACGGTGTCACCGGTTTCGAACTACTACTTCTTCGCGGCGTCGAGCGTTTTGATCGTCGGGGTGGGAACCCTGATCGCCAATCGCATCACGATTCCTTTTCTGGGAAAATACGGCGGTGAGGCACCGGCTCCCGTACAGGCCCTCACGTCCCCAGAGAGAAAAGGCTTGATGGCGGCGGGAGTGACCAGTCTGATCCTGCTTGCGATTTTACTTCTGGGCCTCGTTCCCGAGAGCGGATTTTTGCGCGATCCCGCTTCGGGCAGCGTGATCTCGTCCCCGGCGATGAAGGGCATTGTCGCGATCATCTTTATCTTCGGATCGTTGACGGGCCTTGCGTACGGTTGGGCGGCGGGCACGATGCGCGGCTCGAATCAGGTCGTCGGCGCGCTCCAGGACGCCATGGTCACGATGGCTCCCTATTTGGTCCTCGTGTTCTTCGCGGCGCAGTTCATCGCGCTGTTCGCGGCATCCAATGTCGGCTTGATCTTCGCGGTTCACGGTTCGGACGCGCTGAAGGCGCTGAATATCGGCCCGGTGCCGCTGATGATCGGTTTCATTCTGTTCACCTGTTTGCTCGATCTTTTTGTCGGTAGTGCTTCTGCGAAGTGGGCGATGATGGCGCCGGTGTTCGTGCCGATGTTCATGTTGTTGGGAATTTCCCCCGAACTTTCGCAAGCCTCCTACCGGGTCGCCGACTCCGTGGTGAATATCATTTCGCCGTTGATGCCCTATTTCCCCTTGGTCCTCGCCTTCGCCAATAAGTATGACAAAGACGCGAAGATCGGTACGGTCCTGGCGCTGATGCTCCCGTACTCGCTGGCCTTCCTGCTGTCGTGGTCGATCATGCTGTTCGTGTGGATGGGTCTGAATCTACCGCTGGGTCCGGGCGCGGGTCTGCGCTACGAAATCCCGGCGGCTCCGGCGGCGGTGGCGCCAGGGGAGTAG
- the trmFO gene encoding methylenetetrahydrofolate--tRNA-(uracil(54)-C(5))-methyltransferase (FADH(2)-oxidizing) TrmFO has product MQNAKSDVQIHVVGAGLAGSEAALQLADLGHSVILHEMRPVTMTPAHKTGDFAELVCSNSFGSLSPESAPGQLKWEAEQLNSFVLAAARANAVPAGQALGIDRALFAKDLTERIRNHPRIEVRAEEIKSLDDVPRPAIIATGPLTSPELSESLRTHFGGDFLYFFDAIAPIVDADSLDMNIVWAADRYDKGTPDYLNCPMSKEEYEAFTAEIMAARKIEPKDFEKTAFFEGCMPIEVMFDRGPETPRFGPMKPVGLRDPRTDREPWAVVQLRAENRDRTSYNLVGFQTRMAYGEQTRVFRMIPGLQNAEFLKLGSIHRNLFVNSPSLLNPDLSSRKDDGLFFAGQITGVEGYFESTCMGLLAARFVDAKLRGQRIQAPPRASAMGSILAAILDTDRADNFQPTNINFGLFPPMSEDNGKKIKKKADKKARQLARARDAFKAWQDAGLEANGVELLRVDSLQIEQTGGLDQTAQDGVELRPGL; this is encoded by the coding sequence ATGCAAAACGCGAAATCGGACGTCCAAATCCACGTGGTGGGAGCTGGCCTGGCGGGCAGCGAAGCCGCCCTCCAATTGGCTGATTTGGGGCACTCCGTCATCCTCCATGAAATGCGGCCCGTGACCATGACTCCGGCCCATAAAACCGGCGATTTCGCCGAGCTCGTTTGCTCGAATAGTTTCGGCAGCCTGTCGCCCGAATCCGCGCCCGGTCAGCTGAAATGGGAAGCCGAACAACTGAACTCGTTCGTGCTGGCCGCCGCCCGCGCCAACGCCGTTCCCGCGGGCCAAGCGCTGGGCATCGACCGCGCGCTGTTCGCGAAGGATCTGACCGAACGCATCCGCAATCATCCCCGCATCGAAGTGCGCGCGGAAGAGATCAAATCCCTCGACGACGTCCCCCGCCCCGCGATCATCGCGACGGGTCCTTTGACCTCGCCGGAACTCAGCGAATCGCTGCGGACACATTTCGGCGGCGACTTCCTGTACTTCTTCGACGCCATCGCGCCCATCGTCGACGCCGACAGCCTGGATATGAATATCGTCTGGGCCGCGGACCGCTACGACAAAGGCACTCCGGATTATTTGAACTGCCCGATGTCCAAAGAAGAGTACGAGGCCTTCACCGCCGAGATCATGGCCGCGCGCAAAATCGAGCCGAAGGATTTCGAAAAGACCGCCTTCTTCGAAGGCTGCATGCCCATTGAGGTGATGTTCGATCGCGGTCCCGAAACCCCGCGCTTCGGTCCCATGAAACCCGTGGGTCTGCGCGACCCTCGCACGGATCGCGAACCTTGGGCGGTCGTGCAGCTGCGCGCGGAAAATCGCGATCGCACCTCTTACAACCTGGTGGGTTTCCAAACGCGCATGGCCTACGGCGAGCAGACGCGCGTCTTCCGCATGATCCCCGGTTTGCAAAACGCCGAATTTCTCAAGCTCGGTAGCATTCACCGCAATCTGTTCGTGAATTCGCCTTCGCTTTTGAATCCGGATCTATCCAGCCGGAAAGACGATGGCCTTTTCTTCGCGGGCCAAATTACCGGCGTCGAGGGCTACTTCGAATCGACCTGCATGGGACTTCTGGCCGCACGTTTTGTGGACGCGAAGCTGCGGGGCCAACGCATCCAAGCGCCGCCGCGAGCGTCGGCGATGGGCTCCATTCTGGCGGCGATCCTGGATACCGACCGCGCGGACAATTTCCAACCGACGAACATCAACTTCGGTCTGTTCCCGCCCATGTCGGAAGACAACGGCAAGAAAATCAAAAAGAAGGCCGACAAAAAAGCACGTCAATTGGCGCGCGCGCGTGACGCCTTCAAAGCCTGGCAAGACGCGGGTCTTGAGGCCAATGGCGTGGAACTACTTCGCGTTGATTCACTTCAAATTGAACAGACGGGCGGACTCGATCAAACCGCTCAAGACGGAGTGGAACTGCGACCGGGTCTGTAG
- a CDS encoding HNH endonuclease, whose translation MTNQELHLKIKSIAKTYLQIEADLVALLIEMDRRRSFRDLGYASLFQYCVLELKLSEAVTSAFITVSRKAAIVPDLMEALETQNLTVSKAAKITAALDIQHVEDAKKIIAFASQHSSAETEKWLREKKGIETLHTLKLDSATMAKLKKARNLTKRDFTLEETLGLVLDEYVQKHDPLEKAKRSLNKGRSPDTKSTREDSRPLPRDVGSSPSVGGSVMRSMSKPVKRRPLPTSVKHFVIRRDQNRCTQEIRPGVRCQHTKFLDLHHRRPVHDGGTDEPANLELLCGAHHRMRHGLNSGTTPCPIGYPRRQ comes from the coding sequence ATGACGAATCAAGAGCTGCACCTCAAAATCAAGTCCATCGCGAAAACCTATCTGCAGATCGAAGCAGATCTCGTAGCACTTCTTATCGAGATGGATCGGCGGCGATCATTCCGGGATCTTGGGTACGCGAGTCTTTTCCAGTACTGCGTTTTGGAGTTAAAACTGTCCGAAGCGGTCACGTCCGCATTCATCACGGTCTCGAGGAAGGCGGCGATTGTTCCCGATTTGATGGAAGCCCTCGAAACCCAAAATCTAACTGTTTCCAAAGCGGCGAAGATCACGGCCGCACTGGATATACAGCACGTCGAAGATGCGAAGAAAATTATCGCGTTCGCCTCCCAGCACTCCTCCGCCGAAACGGAGAAGTGGCTTCGCGAGAAAAAGGGGATCGAAACCCTGCATACGTTAAAGCTGGACTCGGCCACAATGGCGAAGCTCAAAAAAGCGCGGAACCTCACCAAGCGCGATTTCACCCTTGAGGAGACCCTCGGCCTTGTGCTTGATGAATACGTTCAGAAACATGACCCGCTCGAAAAGGCGAAACGCAGCCTCAATAAAGGGCGCTCCCCCGATACGAAATCCACCCGCGAAGACTCAAGGCCACTTCCGCGAGACGTTGGTTCCTCTCCATCGGTTGGAGGTTCCGTGATGCGCTCCATGTCTAAACCGGTTAAGCGCCGTCCACTCCCGACGTCGGTCAAACATTTCGTGATCCGCCGAGACCAAAACCGCTGTACCCAAGAGATTCGCCCCGGCGTGCGGTGTCAGCATACGAAATTTCTCGATCTCCATCATCGCCGACCTGTCCATGATGGTGGCACCGACGAACCCGCTAATCTCGAGCTCCTTTGTGGCGCGCACCACCGGATGCGGCATGGACTGAATTCGGGAACAACTCCTTGTCCAATCGGATACCCCCGGCGACAATAA
- a CDS encoding DUF721 domain-containing protein has product MDPKFPLKGSDAVLQGLFENGNSPLSAPFQRWKMWKRWPEFVGPTMAEVTEPVGLQKGTLYIWVKNSTWMQQVSFLKEQLRVSLNQKLGQKNTIRRIQLTLNRNLVPQDPEALAQLKETIQKLGADPDAPKADIPPEDFNPGGENR; this is encoded by the coding sequence ATGGATCCGAAGTTTCCCCTGAAAGGCAGTGACGCCGTCCTACAAGGGCTTTTTGAGAATGGCAACTCTCCGCTCTCGGCGCCCTTTCAGCGTTGGAAAATGTGGAAACGCTGGCCCGAATTCGTCGGCCCGACGATGGCGGAAGTGACCGAGCCCGTCGGTCTGCAAAAAGGCACGCTCTACATCTGGGTGAAAAATTCGACGTGGATGCAGCAGGTGTCGTTCTTGAAAGAACAGCTGCGCGTTTCGCTCAATCAAAAGCTCGGTCAGAAAAATACGATCCGCCGGATACAGCTGACCTTGAATCGGAACCTGGTGCCCCAAGATCCCGAGGCCCTGGCTCAACTGAAAGAGACGATCCAGAAACTGGGTGCCGATCCCGACGCTCCGAAAGCCGACATTCCGCCCGAGGATTTCAATCCCGGCGGCGAGAACCGTTAG